In a single window of the Nicotiana tomentosiformis chromosome 10, ASM39032v3, whole genome shotgun sequence genome:
- the LOC138899809 gene encoding uncharacterized protein, with protein sequence MERPLAMDVQTLVNRFVRYLISEASWVLTCVVAQSPLFECIKARQYDEPYLIVLKDTVFLGGAKEVTIVDDGVLRLHDQICVPNVDGLKELTLEDAHSSWYCIHSGATKMYYDLKQHYWWRRMKRDIIGHVSRCLNCQQVRYEHQRSGGLLQRLEISKWKWERIGIDFVVGRPWT encoded by the coding sequence ATGGAGAGAcctttggctatggatgttcagactttggttaATAGGTTTGTGAGATACCTTATTTCCGAGGCTAGCTGGGTTCTTACTTGTGTTGTTGCACAGTCGcccttgtttgagtgcatcaaggctcgccagtatgatgaaccttatttgattgtccttaaggacacagtgtttctaggtggtgctaaggaggtgactattgttgatgatggtgtattgcgaCTTCACGAtcagatttgtgttcctaatgtggatggtttgaaAGAGTTGACTCTTGAGGACGCTCATAGTTCGTGGTATTGTATTCattcaggtgctacgaagatgtactatgatttgaagcaacattattggtggcggaggatgaaaaGGGACATTATTGGACATGTGTCAcgatgtttgaattgtcagcaggtcaggtatgagcatcagagatcgggtggtttgcttcaaaggttagagatatcaaagtggaaatgggagcgcattggCATAGATTTTGTGGTAGGACGACCATGGACTTGA